A single region of the Limimonas halophila genome encodes:
- a CDS encoding type II toxin-antitoxin system death-on-curing family toxin — MPVWLERALIDALHDRLLAEHGGSTGVRDEARLDAALARPRNMAAYGEADLCDMAAAYAAGIAGNHPFVDGNKRTAFMAAFVFLARNGLRLTAPEAEATRMMWALAAGDVSESGFAAWLRRNTEKTAA, encoded by the coding sequence ATGCCGGTCTGGCTTGAGCGTGCGCTCATCGACGCGCTTCACGACCGTTTGCTCGCGGAGCACGGCGGCTCGACGGGCGTTCGCGACGAAGCGCGCCTGGACGCGGCGCTCGCCCGGCCGCGCAACATGGCGGCGTATGGCGAGGCCGACCTGTGCGACATGGCCGCCGCGTACGCGGCCGGGATCGCGGGGAATCATCCCTTCGTGGACGGCAACAAGCGCACGGCCTTCATGGCCGCGTTCGTGTTTCTTGCCCGCAACGGCCTGCGCCTGACCGCGCCCGAGGCCGAGGCGACACGGATGATGTGGGCGCTGGCCGCCGGGGATGTTTCGGAAAGCGGCTTCGCCGCCTGGCTGCGGCGGAACACCGAGAAGACAGCGGCGTAG
- the msrB gene encoding peptide-methionine (R)-S-oxide reductase MsrB: MKRRDMMLATAGVGLALAAGAVTLWPRRHAVAAADFTEHHPVRERSWDLSPPERSPEYWRQFVGDDAWDILFREQTEPRWSSELNGVDGDGTFICAACHLPLFSAATKYDSGTGWPSFWAPYADHIDTKRDLKLAVPRTEYHCIRCKGHQGHVFGDGPEPTGQRWCNNGLALAFVPAQQSLPPLRG, from the coding sequence ATGAAGCGCCGCGACATGATGCTCGCAACCGCCGGCGTGGGCCTGGCCCTGGCCGCCGGAGCCGTCACGCTCTGGCCGCGCCGGCACGCCGTCGCCGCCGCCGATTTCACCGAGCACCACCCCGTCCGCGAGCGCAGTTGGGATCTGAGCCCGCCCGAGCGCTCGCCCGAGTACTGGCGCCAGTTCGTCGGCGACGATGCCTGGGACATTCTCTTCCGGGAGCAGACCGAGCCGCGCTGGTCGAGCGAGCTGAACGGGGTCGACGGCGACGGCACCTTCATCTGCGCGGCCTGCCATCTGCCGCTCTTCTCCGCCGCGACGAAATACGACAGCGGGACCGGATGGCCCAGTTTCTGGGCGCCCTACGCCGACCACATCGACACCAAGCGGGATCTCAAGCTGGCGGTTCCGCGCACGGAGTATCACTGCATCCGATGCAAGGGGCATCAGGGGCACGTCTTCGGCGACGGCCCCGAGCCGACGGGCCAGCGCTGGTGCAACAACGGGCTGGCGCTGGCGTTCGTGCCGGCCCAGCAATCCCTGCCACCCCTGCGAGGTTGA
- a CDS encoding AbrB/MazE/SpoVT family DNA-binding domain-containing protein codes for MVELKVRKVGNSLGTVFPREALDRLKLREGDRVFLTETPDGYRVTPYDPEFERQMELAEEGMAAYRNTLRALAT; via the coding sequence ATGGTGGAATTGAAGGTTCGCAAGGTGGGCAATTCGCTCGGCACGGTGTTTCCGCGCGAGGCGCTGGACCGGCTGAAGCTGCGCGAGGGCGACCGGGTTTTCCTCACCGAGACGCCCGACGGCTACCGCGTCACGCCCTACGATCCAGAGTTCGAGCGCCAGATGGAGCTGGCCGAAGAGGGCATGGCCGCCTACCGCAACACGCTGCGCGCGCTGGCGACGTAA
- the msrA gene encoding peptide-methionine (S)-S-oxide reductase MsrA, producing the protein MHAHLARAARMALLALPLALVAGGAAGQDTETETAVFAGGCFWCVEAAFDPIDGVVDHTAGFAGGHVENPSYDEVTGGGTGHKEVVRVTYDPETVTYERLLYVFWRNVDPLDDGGQFCDRGPSYETAIFVDGPDQRAAAEASKRALAESGRFDQPIVTPITDLDQFYPAEAYHQDYFQEKPFRYKFYTQGCGRYERLDALWGEEARPGQDK; encoded by the coding sequence ATGCACGCACATCTCGCGCGCGCTGCCCGAATGGCGCTGCTGGCCCTGCCGCTGGCGCTCGTCGCCGGCGGCGCGGCGGGGCAGGACACCGAAACCGAAACCGCCGTCTTCGCGGGCGGGTGCTTCTGGTGCGTCGAGGCGGCCTTCGACCCGATCGACGGCGTGGTCGATCACACGGCCGGCTTTGCCGGCGGGCACGTCGAAAACCCGAGCTATGACGAGGTCACGGGCGGCGGCACGGGGCACAAGGAGGTCGTCCGGGTCACCTACGATCCCGAGACGGTCACCTACGAGCGCTTGCTCTACGTGTTCTGGCGCAACGTCGACCCGCTCGACGACGGCGGCCAGTTCTGCGACCGCGGCCCCTCCTACGAAACGGCGATCTTTGTCGACGGCCCGGACCAGCGCGCCGCCGCCGAAGCCAGCAAGCGGGCCCTCGCGGAGTCCGGCCGGTTCGACCAGCCGATCGTCACGCCGATCACGGATCTCGACCAGTTCTATCCGGCCGAGGCGTACCACCAGGATTACTTCCAGGAAAAACCCTTCCGCTACAAATTCTACACCCAGGGCTGCGGGCGCTATGAGCGGCTGGACGCGCTCTGGGGCGAGGAAGCACGCCCCGGCCAGGACAAATAA
- a CDS encoding helix-turn-helix domain-containing protein, with amino-acid sequence MIRSEHCRAARALLGWTQQELADQADLGLITVRNFEAGKTTPHKGTLRLLRETFERHGITFITEGGVGVMLTDTHASQP; translated from the coding sequence ATGATCCGCTCGGAACACTGCCGCGCCGCCCGTGCCCTTCTCGGATGGACCCAGCAGGAGCTTGCCGACCAAGCCGACCTGGGCCTAATCACCGTGCGCAATTTCGAGGCCGGCAAGACTACCCCGCACAAAGGCACCTTGCGCCTGCTCCGCGAAACCTTCGAACGCCACGGCATCACCTTCATTACCGAGGGCGGTGTGGGCGTGATGCTGACAGACACACACGCAAGCCAGCCCTGA